A DNA window from Candidatus Oleimmundimicrobium sp. contains the following coding sequences:
- a CDS encoding YwbE family protein: protein MNGTNRVNIKPGIRVLIVLKKDQRSGKLTEGVVKDILTKSSTHPHGIKVRLESGEIGRVKEILN from the coding sequence ATGAATGGTACAAATCGTGTAAATATAAAACCAGGCATACGGGTTTTGATAGTATTAAAAAAAGACCAGCGATCCGGAAAATTAACGGAAGGTGTCGTAAAAGATATCTTGACCAAATCTTCCACTCATCCCCACGGCATCAAAGTTCGATTAGAAAGTGGCGAAATCGGACGGGTGAAAGAAATATTAAATTAA